The Solanum pennellii chromosome 11, SPENNV200 genome contains a region encoding:
- the LOC107005141 gene encoding phosphoglucan phosphatase DSP4, amyloplastic-like, with product MNCLQNLPRSSGLPLRSFTGNSRKLYSTVVSLGMTKFADQRLSIVAQVVSGPESTTEKDEEKSDTYSHDMTAAMGAVLTYRHELGMNYNFIRPDLIVGSCLQTPEDVDKLRSIGVKTIFCLQQNPDLEYFGVDINAIREYANKCGDIEHLRAEIRDFDAFDLRLRLPAVISILNKAINRNGGVTYIHCTAGLGRAPAVALTYMFWVQGYKLSEAFDLLMSKRSCFPKLDAIKSATADILTGLKKMPVTLTWHGDNCTTVEISGLDIGWGQRIPLKFDEERGLWTLQKDLHEGKYEYKYIVDGEWICNEFEPITSPNKDGHVNNYVEVLDENPDNITSAAVRKRLTGDDPDLTSNERLIIERFLEAYADVE from the exons ATGAATTGCCTTCAGAATCTTCccag ATCCTCTGGTTTACCACTGAGAAGTTTCACAGGCAACTCAAGAAAGCTTTATTCCACTGTTGTTTCACTG GGGATGACAAAATTTGCTGATCAGCGTCTAAGTATTGTGGCACAG GTTGTATCTGGTCCCGAATCTACTACAGAGAAGGATGAGGAAAAATCCGATACATACAGTCATGACATGACTGCAGCTATGGGAGCTG TCTTGACTTATAGGCATGAGTTAGGAATGAACTACAACTTCATCCGTCCAGATTTGATTGTTGGGTCATGTCTACAG ACTCCTGAGGATGTGGACAAGCTTCGGAGCATTGGAGTAAAAACTATATTTTGCTTGCAACAAAATCCAGATCTCGA ATACTTTGGGGTTGATATCAATGCTATTCGTGAATACGCCAACAAATGTGGTGATATTGAACACTTGCGTGCCGAAATAAG GGATTTTGATGCATTTGATTTGAGGTTGCGGCTTCCAGCTGTAATAAGCATATTGAACAAAGCCATCAATAGAAATGGAGGTGTGACTTACATACACTGCACAGCTGGACTTGGCAGAGCTCCCGCAGTTGCG TTGACGTATATGTTCTGGGTTCAAGGCTATAAGCTTAGTGAAGCTTTCGATTTACTCATG AGCAAACGCTCCTGTTTTCCGAAACTAGATGCCATCAAAAGTGCCACAGCAGACATT CTTACAGGCCTTAAAAAAATGCCCGTAACGTTAACATGGCATGGTGATAATTGTACTACAGTGGAAATATCTGGACTTGATATTGGCTGGGGTCAG AGAATACCTTTAAAGTTTGACGAGGAACGAGGTTTGTGGACTCTCCAGAAGGATTTGCAT GAAGGAAAATATGAATACAAGTACATTGTAGACGGTGAATGGATATGCAACGAGTTTGAGCCGATCACTTCTCCCAACAAAGATGGACATGTCAACAACTATGTAGAG GTTCTTGATGAAAATCCAGACAACATCACTAGTGCAGCAGTACGAAAGAGGCTCACCGGTGATGACCCTGATCTTACCTCAAACGAAAGGCTCATAATTGAACGATTTCTCGAAGCTTATGCAGACGTAGAATGA
- the LOC107004684 gene encoding uncharacterized protein LOC107004684 gives MHTIKGGWVGQTFALATCNDSGGRKTRIRRSKEERKSMVETFIKKYQKSNDGNFPSLNLTHKEVGGSFYTVRELVREIIQENRVLGPAKLSPEEQNNIMYAEEYPLGSISTEPQSLSLSGETHVMSSFAPNHYMGISEEADFGVNRQLDIDEMMVADGLQTSASDISERIEQSNESYIIDSESDHQKNKDEVWHSSGINGVDHEMFNEQMAGDSETTEENEISGRTDLLNTLSFKHQSTNAQVLDSTEIISESVNVSLLSGVDASRPTVKNNGTYGEPISTELVVGENLDVEGGLSDLEVSKAGIPLKTSELLVEKFPLRPISKKINDLDSGLNETTSVAKTLEEIEHEHDRITSLEKAAEHITEPVDMMIADRTTEKSSKLLNEKAEAKAGEASLEISTSSSERVAIATDVGVKASSTLSETVNASSPMPNETVGSSTNSASGTSKKPAADELIEDKGKASIQHSSNHQKGVNPPLDRIHLETWKGTSTKSGERETNPFLALLKACVTAFVKFWTEE, from the exons atgcacacaattaagggTGGTTGGGTCGGGCAAACATTTGCCCTTGCTACTTGCAATGACTCTGGTGGCAGGAAGACTAGGATTAGGCGTTCGAAAGAAGAGAGGAAGTCTATGGTTGAAACTTTTATAAAGAA ATATCAGAAGTCAAATGATGGAAATTTCCCATCACTTAATTTGACGCACAAGGAAGTTGGTGGCTCTTTCTACACAGTACGAGAACTAGTTCGCGAGATAATTCAGGAAAATAGAGTTCTAGGTCCAGCTAAGTTATCTCCTGAAGAACAGAACAATATCATGTATGCAGAAGAATATCCACTAGGATCCATATCAACTGAACCGCAAAGTTTATCTTTGTCTGGTGAGACCCATGTTATGTCAAGTTTTGCGCCCAACCATTACATGGGTATAAGTGAAGAAGCTGATTTTGGTGTGAATAGACAGCTTGATATAGATGAAATGATGGTTGCTGATGGACTACAAACTAGCGCAAGTGACATTTCAGAGAGGATTGAACAGTCTAATGAATCATACATAATTGATTCTGAATCTGATCATCAAAAAAACAAGGATGAGGTTTGGCATTCTAGTGGGATTAATGGAGTTGACCATGAAATGTTCAATGAACAAATGGCTGGTGACTCTGAGACAACTGAAGAAAATGAAATCTCTGGTAGAACTGACTTACTCAACACCCTCTCTTTCAAGCATCAAAGTACCAATGCACAAGTTTTAGATTCTACTGAGATCATCTCTGAAAGTGTGAATGTGAGTCTCCTCTCTGGGGTTGATGCTAGTCGTCCTACAGTTAAAAACAATGGAACATATGGAGAACCAATATCTACAGAGTTGGTGGTAGGTGAGAATCTAGATGTTGAAGGTGGATTGAGTGACCTCGAAGTATCAAAAGCTGGAATACCTCTTAAAACGTCAGAATTACTGGTGGAGAAGTTTCCCCTGCGACCCATTTCTAAGAAAATCAATGATTTGGATTCAGGATTAAATGAAACAACTAGTGTAGCAAAAACATTGGAAGAAATAGAACATGAACACGACAGGATAACCTCTTTGGAAAAAGCTGCAGAACATATAACTGAGCCAGTTGATATGATGATAGCTGATCGAACAACAGAAAAGTCGAGTAAACTGTTAAACGAGAAAGCAGAGGCGAAAGCTGGAGAGGCATCATTGGAAATTTCAACTTCTTCTTCAGAAAGAGTGGCCATTGCCACTGATGTAGGAgtcaaggcttcatcaactttAAGTGAG ACAGTTAATGCTTCTAGCCCAATGCCTAATGAGACTGTTGGTAGCAGTACTAACAGCGCCAGCGGTACTTCTAAGAAACCAGCTGCGGATGAGTTGATTGAAGATAAAGGCAAAGCCAGCATTCAACATAGTAGCAACCATCAGAAAGGAGTCAATCCTCCACTAGACAGAATTCATCT TGAAACATGGAAAGGCACTTCAACAAAATCCGGTGAACGTGAAACAAATCCATTCCTTGCTTTATTGAAGGCATGTGTCACAGCTTTTGTTAAATTTTGGACTGAAGAATAG
- the LOC107004683 gene encoding uncharacterized protein LOC107004683, whose protein sequence is MTMGRSSGDDNKDKNDNNAISSGGGFHSIRDRFRFKRNSQRPTETVTLPSSSSPSDRQWKTPARSHHHHHHNRSFSRKLIFFCFRGKWLYLCIFLVIFVFALASMVLQSSIMSVFRQNERARSRWSVRDDLKLGSSLEFVPPPRFQLGNGLDLVRNQPRIGVRPPQIALVLGNMRKDPLSLMLSTVVKNLRGLGYMIKIYAVEDGIARSIWEEIGGKVSILTADRYDLIDWSIFDGVIADSLEDKNAISSLMQEPFCSVPLVWIIQQDTLASRLRLYENMGWENLISHWRDSFRRADVIVFPDYSLPMLYSGLDTGNFFVIPGSPKDNWAAGSYSRRHSKSQSREKYGFDKDDLLVLVFGSSILYNELSWDYALSIRHIEPLLLKFAGSDAEERLKFVFMSGNSSDGYNDALQDIANRLGLHEGSLSHHDMKGDVNGITLIADIVLYFSPQYEQEFPPILIRAMSFGIPIVAPDYPVIKKYVADEVHGIIFSQHDSNELVQDFSLLISDGKLTRFAHTIASSGRLLSKNMFAVECITGYAKLLENVITFPSDVILPGDTSQIKQESWEWGYFQKDLEDPKDIEDLQMKDVDPINSSVVYDLELEMTGFVPLMNVSGDDLEAIKEDFPSELDWDILNEMERSEEVDRLESEEIEERMEKDIGKWDDIYRNARKAEKLRFETNERDEGELERTGQPICIYEVYDGIGAWSFLHHGSLYRGLSLSTKARRLRSDDIDAVGRLTLLNETYYRDILCEMGGMFSIANHLDNIHRRPWIGFQSWRATGRKVSLSKTAELALEETIQAKVKGDVIYYWAHLHVDGGFSGSNDALTFWSMCDILNGGNCRNAFQDAFRIMYGLPSHIEALPPMPEDGGKWSALHSWVMPTSSFLEFVMFSRMFVDALDGLHVNSSNRTHCILANSTMEKQHCYCRVLELLVNVWAYHSARQMVYINPQSGAVEEQHSVEQRKGYMWAKYFNMTLLKSMDEDLAEAADDNYHPYETWLWPLTGEIFWQGIYEREREERYRQKMDKKRKTREKLVDRMKHGYKQKTLGG, encoded by the exons ATGACGATGGGACGTAGCTCCGGCGACGACAATAAGGATAAGAATGATAACAATGCTATAAGCTCCGGCGGTGGATTTCACTCGATCCGTGACCGTTTTCGTTTTAAGAGAAATTCACAGAGACCGACGGAGACGGTAACGTTGCCGTCTTCTTCTTCTCCGTCGGATCGGCAGTGGAAAACTCCGGCACGAtctcatcatcaccatcaccataaCCGATCTTTTAGTAGGAAGCTGATTTTCTTCTGTTTCAGAGGGAAATGGTTATATTTGTGTATATTTCtggttatttttgtttttgcgTTAGCGTCTATGGTGTTACAGAGTTCAATCATGTCGGTGTTTAGGCAAAATGAGAGAGCTCGTTCGAGATGGTCTGTCAGGGACGATTTGAAGTTAGGAAGTTCATTGGAGTTTGTTCCACCACCGAGGTTTCAGCTTGGTAATGGCTTGGACTTGGTTAGGAATCAGCCTAGAATTGGTGTTCGGCCTCCTCAGATTGCGCTA GTCTTAGGAAACATGAGGAAGGACCCCCTGTCATTGATGCTATCTACTGTGGTGAAGAACTTACGGGGCCTAGGCTATATGATTAAG ATATATGCTGTGGAGGATGGCATTGCGAGATCCATATGGGAAGAAATAGGAGGGAAAGTATCAATTTTAACTGCTGATAGATATGATCTCATTGATTGGTCAAT TTTTGACGGTGTTATTGCTGATTCACTTGAAGATAAAAATGCTATATCAAG CCTTATGCAGGAGCCTTTTTGCTCTGTCCCCCTTGTATGGATAATTCAACAAGATACTCTTGCAAGTCGCCTTCGTCTCTATGAAAACATGGGATGGGAAAATCTTATTTCTCATTGGAGAGATTCTTTTCGAAGGGCTGATGTTATTGTATTTCCGGATTACTCTTTGCCG ATGTTATATAGTGGACTTGACACTGGAAACTTCTTTGTGATCCCCGGATCACCAAAAGACAATTGGGCTGCTGGAAGTTATAGTAGGAGACATTCAAAATCTCAATCAAGGGAGAAGTATGGTTTTGACAAAGATGATCTCTTGGTTTTAGTTTTTGGAAGTTCCATTCTCTACAATGAGCTGTCCTGGGATTATGCGTTGTCCATTCGTCATATAGAACCTTTGCTACTCAAATTTGCTGGAAGTGATGCTGAAGAGAGGCTGAAGTTCGTTTTCATGTCAGGAAATTCCAGTGATGGGTATAATGATGCATTGCAG GATATTGCTAATCGTCTAGGACTTCATGAGGGATCTCTTTCACACCATGATATGAAGGGTGATGTTAATGGTATTACACTGATTGCTGACATTGTCCTCTACTTCTCCCCCCAATATGAGCAAGAATTTCCTCCTATTCTGATACGAGCTATGTCGTTTGGAATACCAATTGTCGCGCCAGACTATCCTGTTATTAAGAAATAT GTTGCTGATGAAGTACATGGAATCATCTTCTCTCAACACGATTCAAATGAATTGGTGCAAGATTTCTCACTACTTATATCTGATGGAAAACTAACGAGATTTGCTCACACTATTGCATCTTCTGGGAGGCTGCTTTCCAAAAACATGTTTGCAGTGGAATGCATTACAGGGTATGCAAAGCTGCTGGAGAATGTCATAACTTTCCCATCTGATGTCATACTTCCAGGAGACACCTCTCAGATTAAGCAGGAATCATGGGAGTGGGGTTATTTCCAAAAGGATTTAGAGGATCCTAAGGACATAGAAGATCTTCAAATGAAAGATGTGGATCCAATAAATTCCAGTGTTGTTTATGACCTCGAATTAGAGATGACAGGTTTTGTTCCACTGATGAATGTATCTGGAGATGATCTGGAGGCTATAAAGGAAGACTTTCCAAGTGAGTTGGATTGGGACATCTTAAATGAAATGGAGCGTTCTGAGGAAGTAGATAGACTCGAGTCGGAGGAG aTTGAGGAAAGAATGGAAAAAGACATTGGTAAGTGGGATGATATATATCGTAATGCTCGAAAAGCTGAAAAGCTCCGGTTTGAAACTAATGAAAGAGATGAAGGAGAGCTGGAAAGGACTGGGCAACCAATATGCATTTATGAGGTTTATGATGGAATTGGAGCTTGGTCATTTTTGCATCATGGCTCTTTGTACCGTGGATTGAGCCTA TCAACTAAAGCACGAAGATTGAGATCAGATGATATTGATGCAGTTGGCCGTCTTACCCTCTTGAATGAGACCTACTACCGGGATATCCTCTGTGAGATGGGTGGCATGTTTTCAATTGCAAACCATTTAGATAATATTCATAGACGACCCTGGATTGGATTCCAGTCATGGCGAGCTACTGGAAGAAAA GTTTCCTTATCTAAAACTGCTGAGCTGGCCCTAGAAGAAACAATACAGGCAAAGGTTAAAGGTGATGTAATATACTATTGGGCACATTTGCATGTGGATGGTGGATTTTCAGGAAGCAATGATGCCCTTACCTTCTGGTCAATGTGCGATATTTTGAATGGAGGCAACTGTAG AAATGCTTTCCAAGATGCATTTCGTATAATGTATGGCTTACCGTCACATATAGAAGCTCTCCCACCCATGCCTGAAGATGGTGGGAAATGGTCAGCCCTACATAGCTGGGTTATGCCAACCTCTTCTTTTCTAGagtttgttatgttttccaG GATGTTTGTTGATGCTCTGGATGGTTTGCATGTGAATTCAAGCAATAGGACACATTGTATACTGGCAAATTCAACCATGGAG AAGCAGCACTGTTACTGTCGAGTTTTGGAACTGTTGGTAAATGTGTGGGCGTATCATAGTGCACGGCAGATGGTTTACATTAATCCTCAGTCAGGTGCGGTGGAAGAGCAGCACTCAGTTGAGCAGCGAAAAGGATATATGTGGGCAAAGTACTTCAACATGACATTGTTGAAGAGTATGGATGAAGACTTGGCAGAAGCTGCTGATGACAATTACCATCCCTATGAAACATGGTTGTGGCCATTAACGGGAGAGATATTTTGGCAAGGGATATATGAAagggagagagaagagagatACAGGCAAAAAATGGATAAGAAGAGAAAGACGAGAGAGAAACTAGTGGACAGAATGAAACACGGGTATAAACAAAAGACACTTGGAGGATAA
- the LOC107004338 gene encoding methyltransferase-like protein 13, whose translation MSLQTKTIVPSRYITFTIPNPSIHHHYNASRLRIAVLDSSSPSGRTKFGVMVVPVGLESDWVYSTFEGHLQILLCHTDFYRLVLIGNSPNPINPTSHSPVINPKDQSVIQRAFIRLLNDELKPSNQSSTVWFSTRVDMVIRSLVLGRFFGKIIGEMLIEDVEWKLENGVGTEFRRRMRFRKSPYLFETYMKIQPNKTDFVNMEDVEFQIVDDGVLRPPYLTPMVAGLRVNHLLLNRKIQKGIKPTALCLGVGTGALVAFLNSQLGFKVLGIETDSIVLDAAKNYFGFESSNNSRLCTGHPLKMAEKFATQVETDGFHGYILDNGECLNEFDDKFDLVISDLEAANPSVVMKSPSAEILQKSMLMNIKKLLGVNGVLILDVTIPRERYYDEVITPVMEVFGEMYEIDVENEKYSVVIAASETEFGAFDPSESEFLKTLKKVTGSFPEAVKPVSKKR comes from the coding sequence atgtctCTACAAACCAAAACCATCGTCCCTTCTCGCTACATCACCTTCACAATCCCAAATCCTTCGATTCACCATCACTACAATGCTTCTCGTCTCCGCATTGCAGTTCTTGATTCTTCGTCCCCTTCAGGACGCACTAAATTTGGTGTAATGGTGGTTCCGGTAGGCCTAGAATCTGACTGGGTTTATTCAACTTTTGAAGGTCATCTTCAAATCCTACTTTGTCACACTGACTTCTATCGACTTGTTTTAATTGGGAATTCGCCGAACCCAATCAACCCAACTTCACATAGTCCCGTGATAAATCCAAAGGATCAATCGGTTATTCAGCGTGCTTTTATTCGGCTTCTGAATGATGAATTGAAACCGTCTAATCAAAGCTCTACTGTTTGGTTTTCGACCCGTGTAGATATGGTGATTCGGAGTTTGGTGTTGGGTAGATTTTTCGGGAAGATTATTGGGGAAATGTTGATTGAAGATGTGGAATGGAAATTAGAAAATGGGGTCGGTACTGAGTTTAGAAGAAGAATGAGATTTAGGAAATCCCCATATCTGTTTGAAACTTACATGAAGATCCAACCCAATAAAACTGATTTTGTTAACATGGAAGATGTAGAATTCCAGATTGTTGATGATGGGGTTTTAAGACCTCCATATTTGACTCCAATGGTAGCTGGTTTGAGAGTAAACCACTTACTCTTAAACAGGAAAATTCAAAAAGGGATAAAACCAACAGCTCTCTGTTTAGGTGTTGGAACAGGGGCTCTAGTTGCTTTTTTAAACTCTCAATTAGGATTCAAAGTTTTAGGGATTGAAACAGATAGTATTGTTTTGGATGCTGCTAAGAACTATTTCGGATTCGAATCGAGTAACAACTCGAGATTATGCACTGGGCATCCATTAAAAATGGCTGAGAAATTCGCTACTCAAGTTGAAACAGATGGTTTCCATGGTTACATTTTGGATAATGGAGAGTGTTTGAATGAGTTTGATGATAAATTCGATCTTGTTATTTCGGATTTAGAAGCTGCTAATCCTTCTGTAGTAATGAAATCTCCTTCTGCAGAGATACTTCAAAAATCCATGCTGATGAACATCAAGAAACTGCTGGGAGTCAATGGGGTTCTGATACTCGACGTGACGATTCCAAGGGAGAGATATTACGACGAAGTGATTACTCCGGTGATGGAGGTTTTCGGGGAGATGTATGAGATCGATGTCGAAAATGAAAAATACAGTGTTGTTATTGCTGCTTCAGAAACTGAATTTGGGGCTTTCGATCCAAGTGAGAGTGAGTTTCTAAAGACGTTGAAGAAAGTAACAGGATCTTTTCCCGAGGCTGTGAAACCGGTCTCGAAGAAACGCTGA